The following is a genomic window from Benincasa hispida cultivar B227 chromosome 7, ASM972705v1, whole genome shotgun sequence.
TATATATTCCAATTAGCCTCAACGGAAGGAGGTGGAAGTTAACAAGTAGGTTGGGCTTGATGGGCCAGTCAAATAAGGAGCCCAGTCCAAATACAGTCGGCCCAAAACATCGGTAGTTTACCCAACCTTCGCTCGGCCTCGGCCAGGCACTTAACTTCACGAAAAGGAAATCAGAAACCCTACCTCTTCgctatataatataaataagaagCCTTCATCGACATTTACAGAACCCTAACtaaactctctctctctatcttcCGCTTCCCATTGTCTGTCTACGAAGAACGATGAAGATCGTCGCTGCTTATTTGCTCGCCGTTTTGGGAGGCAACTCCAGCCCTTCTGCTAAAGATTTGAAGGATATTCTCGGATCTGGTAAATTCCGTGTATCTCTCTCATTTTCACCCCCATGTTTTTCTTCGATTCAATCGTTTTTGGGGAATTTCTGTGTTGATGTTTGTTTAATATGTATTGTTGGTTTTGTagaaatattttgttatttggTTTCTTGTTCTTTGATTCGCTTCGTTGCGATTTCAAGCTATGGAGTTTCGTCGTCGATGGTTTTGCAGTAGCGATGGTTAATTGTTCCTATCTCATTGTGGGCTGTTcgactttaaattttgtttaatgttCTCTTAATTTTATTTGTCGAGGAAATACCTATCTACGTACTGTTTGTCTTGATTATTGTCGTTCTTTAACGtagttcttttaaaataattatctcgTGCATGAGAAACAATAAGAAAAATTGGTGGTTATCTGTGGTTGGACATGattagatttgagttttatgaaatTTGTATCTATCCTACTTTTCTCGATGGTTTAAGAGATTGGAGCTGGGTTTTGACTATTTCTTTGGAACAATTCTACGTCACACAGTTATTTGGCGTTAACATGATTATCGTTCTAATTGGTGTTATTTGAAATGGTCATGTTTTAATGCCTTTTATGTTATATTTCCACAGGTTTTTTCTTCTAATGTCATGTTATGTATCTGATTTTCATTTCGCACCTATACGTTGGATATTGAATTACATGGAAGTCAAATGTTTTGAATGGTGTCATAATTTATCTTTCCTGAACCACGAACCATTTTTCAGTTGGAGCTGAAATTGATGAGGAAAGGATCGAGCTTTTGCTGTCTAATGTTAAGGGTAAGGATGTTACAGAGCTCATTGCATCCGGAAGAGAAAAGCTAGCATCTGTTCCTTCTGGTGGAGGTGCTGTTGTGGCAGCTGCTGCCGTAGGTGGTGGCGGCGGTGGTGCCGATGCCCCTGCTGCAGCTGAGTCAAAGAAAGAGGAGAAGgttgaagagaaggaagaatCAGACGATGTAAGTTTTCTAAATCTTTATGAATATTGTTGCTTGGAATTGCATTTTAATGGTTGAAGTTCTCATTCTTAACCACTGGAAGCAAAATTCTGTCGAACATATATTGAAGGAAATGCCAAAAGATACTCCACCTTATTGAAAGGCTGAAACATCTGACAGCATGAATGCTCTTTGTTGGTTCTGTAATATGTTTCAGCCTATAAACACCACTTCCATTTAGTTTTTGATAATGAACTGCAATAATCATCTGGTTATCTATCATTGGTTTATGAACGATAAGCTTATAAGCACCAACTCCATCCATAAGCTTCTATGTTATGTTCTACCCTTcgaaaagaaaatagtttaGAGGAAAACCATAATCTGAAAATTTTGGAGGAAACAggtaaaaattttgaaataagaaatggttatcaaatggatCTTTTTCTTTATGGACCATCATTTCAGTTCGTGTAATTTCGTCTAACTCCCTCCCTGTTTAATGTTTTGCAGGATATGGGGTTCAGTCTTTTCGATTAAGTATAATGACAAAGTTGAATGTTCAGagatttttcaagattttagattggaatttttgtttttcacatGTAGTTTTTTAACATTATCGTGGTGTTATGATGAGCCAAATGTTGgtacttttttttaagttaatgaaTTTTCGTCGTAATTTTTGGATGCTCTAAAATATCTGTGTTATTATAtgagaaaaaaatggaattgcTGCTATGACTTGAGTAAATTGGAGGCCAAATTTTCTGTTGCTGCCGTTCCCTCATTTCCATCGTCTAACCAGAAGGAGAAACTGCAAGGGCTAAGGTTcggttttaattttaaaattcatcaaTAATTGTTAGCAACTATCCTTATAGGAAAATAATCAATTGTGAAATGAAGGAAATTAGTTTTGGTAAATAAtgttgaattattattattattattttttaagaaaaataacgTGTAATTTCGTCTAACTCCCTCCCTGTTTGGATTGTTATGATTAGCAATCACTAAATAGAATTGCTATAGAAAATATTCAATTTGTCCAGTGTAGATTATGAGCAATAGGTGTAAAATTCTTTTTAGAACatgttatttaaagaaaaaactgaCGTTGAGCtactaattaatttagtatGGGATTTGAAAAGTGAGTTACAATTTACTACTTCAGACTTGAGTTACAATGTTGTTGTGTTCATCAAATAATAAACGTGTAATGGCTATTGAAATTGaaatggaaaatatttttcttccatAAATAGGTTTAACAAAATGCAATGACGTAGAAAATTCTTCTTAACTTTATTTTTTCTACAATTTAGACAATCACAAATGGATGAAGGCTAGACCTAACTAAGCAAGGTAATAAAAAAGATTGGGTTGCCATCTTTGTATGTGTTGTTTGGGTTGGAGAACTGACTAACTCAAATCTTAATTGGTCCAAAACATCCTTAATAACCCACCATACTATCAAATTAATTGAGCTGTTCGAAAAATTGAGTTACaccctacaagatttatttTAATCACGACATAAATTTACATCATCGTATTACAAATTCCACACTGAGGTCTCAATCCTAGGGAGTTACAGAACATCATCAATTAAGTTGATATGTGTATGTTATCTACATATATGTGAATAAGCCTTCTATAAACTCGACTTAACCACTCAACAAATGGTAGATAACAAATCCGCTACGCTACAACTGCCTATATTAAGTATTGAATTTCGATATATGCTACGACTTAAACTATGTAGGTTGGATTTGAGTTTTTCTGGCCACGCTTTCTTTTCGGGCTGGCACTGATCATGCAAGAGAATGCATTGACAAGATCCGAGTCCTCTTCGGTTATTAAAATTTTGGCCTTACTCGGCTCAGCAAGCAGGAGCTTGCCTACAAGGTAACCTGCAATTGACCATGTTTGATATAGGCGTGCTTGTTTCCCAATGAACCTTCCTTTTTTCGTGTCGTAATATTCGGGCCACTTGTCTCTAGCCAGACGTCTCTCAGCAATCTCAATGGCTCTTGCTGCAATTTCTGGTCTGTTCATCTTTATGCATGCAACTGTGAGCTGAAAATggtagataaaaaaaaacttccataTTATATTTCACATTCTTGAGTCCAAAGACAACGGAAACAAATGTAAACATACATAGTAACGCCCTTGTTGAGGAGAGTttcaaaagagagagagagcaaaTTTTGAGTTGAAGCAAGGATGAAAATATCCGTCGATATATCGATATATCCATAAATCGAAGAATCCAACATCGATATAATCCATGTACATCTCTAACATCTTTTATAGATGCTCGTAACAAAATGTCATCTATTTAGTCAAACATGGATCTGAGTACTAGTAATAACAATATTTATAGCTTAGTTTGGGAGTAAAATctacttaattattaatataaataaattttataaatttcgtgatttacaaaaatatccgttaatattgatattttatcgatatatcCGTAAATTGAAATCTTGATATCGATATCAACATCGATATTTTAATCTTTGAgccaaagtttgactttgaatAGATCGGTTCGCAAAATGATTGTTATAGAGAATAAAGTGAACTACGTATACTAATTGAGTAATCAAAAGTGATCAAGTTCTTCTAAACTTCAAATTCTAATGGAGTTTTGCTGGATTTTTAAGGGTCGAGCAAAATAGTAAGATCAGAAATTTGAGAGTAACATACCTGCCACAACAATGTTGGCCATGAACCTGCATTGTGGTATGACCATGGCCTGCATTGACAgaaacaaattttgatttcaagaaAACAGggagtattttttttcttctaatgaaTCTCAAAAGTACCAAGTCAAGTAAATTACGTGTTCTTGGGATCGCTGCCAGTGATAATCTGCCATTCCTGACCTTCAAGAGCAGGGTAACAAATTTTGAATGGCATGTCTGCAACTAAATCCCCCCATTTGGATTCAATGAGATCCAAAATGGCATGGGATTGGCCTATTGTAGTAAGACTACTTACGATGGACCACAAATTTCCTAGAGAAAAGAACCGGAAATCCATGTGAGCCGGCTGCAAATTTCCAATTAGATAACCTCCTTTACTAGGCATCCATTCCACCAACCAGGAAGGAATTTGATCTGGGTAGATGTTGAATTTGTTGACTGCATCGTATGAATACTCTTCTGTCTTGT
Proteins encoded in this region:
- the LOC120080766 gene encoding 60S acidic ribosomal protein P2-2-like, which gives rise to MKIVAAYLLAVLGGNSSPSAKDLKDILGSVGAEIDEERIELLLSNVKGKDVTELIASGREKLASVPSGGGAVVAAAAVGGGGGGADAPAAAESKKEEKVEEKEESDDDMGFSLFD